GGGCATTAAAAAAGTTGCTTTTTATCTTTTGCCGTTGCTGGTTTTTTTGCTAGTGTGGATAATTTTATCTCACTATAATGTGCTTTTCTTTTGGAAGTTGCTGGCCGCCACTCTAATTTCTTCTTTTAGTCCTAATTTGTTTAAAAATATTTTAGGGGTAGGGAAGCAAGGGGACGGTAAAGGCAAAGCTGTTGTTTCTGCCAATATTCCGGTGGGAATAATTTGGGGCTTATTTTTCCTAATTCTGGTTAGTCATTATGCCGTTCCGAAGGAAAATTTAAGTGCTGAGAAGCCAAGAGAAAAAAATGGCATTGTCAGGCAGGCTGGTGTTTTAGAAAATGTTGATGATGTTTGGATTATCGATAACATTTTTTACGACGGTGATGCCCTGGATATTGAAGTTACGGGAGGGGCCGTGGAAATGATTAGTGGCCGAGTGTTTACTCCCGGGAAGCACCAGGAGACAATAACCGGCAATGGCAGCATTGGCTTTAAAGCCCTAACCAATACACCGACAAAAGTTCGGGTTTGGTTTAGAGAATAATAATAAGGCGAGTAGTAATTACTCGCCTTTTTTTATTATTTATAGTAAAATATCAGTAACAATTAAAATTTTATGAAGAAAATTTTTAGTGTAATTTTTTTATTTGTTTTTGGCCTTAATCTTTTGCTATTGCCAGCTTTAGGCAGCGCCACTACGCCTGCCAGCAGCACTCCCAGAAATAGTGGTGGTAGCACTGCTGCACCAAAAGAATTGCCCAATCCTCTCGGGACTGACAACCCTAATATTTTAGTAGGCAATATTATTAATTTCATCTTAGGTTTTGTTGGTACCATCGCCTTAGTTTTATTTATATACGGCGGCTTTACTTGGATGTTATCAGCGGGCTCTCCAGACAAGGTTAAGAAAGGGAAGAATATTATTGTTTGGGCAGTTATTGGCTTATTCGTAGTCTTTACCGCCTATATTCTAGTCCGCTTTGTTATTCAGGGTGTGACCGGGATTGCCTAGTTAAAGATATTTAACTTTCCTTGATATTAAATTAAGCCCCGACTAACGGGGCTTAAAATTGTTTGACAGTTGGTGTATTTTTCTTTATATTGGAAACAGTGTTTTGCGGGTCGATACCGAAGCGGTCAACCGGGACAGACTGTAAATCTGTTGGCCTTGCGCCTTCGTAGGTTCGAATCCTACTCGGCCCACCCTAAAAAAGCGTCATTTTGGCGCTTTTGTGTTATAATTAAGGCGATTAAAATATTTAAATTATCTTTATGAAGCTAATGGATCCGGACAACATGGGGTACAGCTTTATTAGAATCTTTGCGATTGAGTTTCTTATTTTAGGGTTAATTATTGGGGCCATTTTAAGTCTTTAAGCGCATGCCTGAATTACCAGAAGTAGAAACAGTCAGGCGCGATTTGGTCAAGGTTTTGCTAGGAAAAAAAATTACGGCCCTGAAAGTTTTTGCGCCGACAACGGTTAAACCCAGCGCCGCTACTTTTATTAAAAAACTGAAAGGGCTGTCCTTTGCTGATCTTAATCGTCGCGGCAAGCTTTTAATTTTTGAGTTAAACCAACCCGATCTTTTTTTGTTGATTCATCTTAAAATGACGGGCCAGTTAATTTATCTGTCGCCTAAGACGGCAATTACTGGCGGACACAGCTTCTCCCAAGAAGAAAGAAGCCGGTCTTTCCCTAACCAACACACCCGCGTGAGCTTGACTTTTGAAGACGGCGGACGATTATTCTTCAATGACTTACGAAAATTTGGCTACCTGCGGCTAGTGGATACTAAAACGCTGGAGCAAATAATCGCCAATAATTATGGGCCGGAGCCACTGGATAAAAGTTTTACTCAGAAGGGGCTGTCGTTAAATTTAAAGAAGAGCCAGCGGAGTGTTAAAGCGGTTTTATTAGATCAAAAAATAATTGCCGGTTTGGGTAATATTTATGTAGATGAATCTTTATTTGCCGCCGGTATCAGGCCGATCCGGACTGCCAATTCTTTAAAACCGGTTGAAGTTTCCCAATTATTTAAAGCGATTCCCAGAATCTTGAAAAAATCTTTAAGATATCGAGGGACCACTTTCCGTAATTATTTAGATAGTAGCGGTCAAAAAGGGAACTTCTCTGAAAAATTGCAAGTTTATGGTCGCGGTGGTCAAAAATGCTATCAGTGTGGAAATACAATTGAAAAGATTCGGGTCGCGGGGCGAGGAACTCACTATTGCCCCCAGTGCCAGAAATAAGTTTAATTCTTGACGGCAGCCTATTTTTTGGGTATCCTTGGGGTGTTAGAATAAATAATTAAGTGAACAGTGGCGCCTATTTTCGTTACCTTGATAGGGGCCGGACTACTTCTATGGCTAATGACAATTTGATTAAGTTGGAATGCACGGAGTGCAAGAAAGTCAACTATTTCTCCAAGAAAAATAAAAAGACTCTAAAAGGGCGCTTGGAAATGAAAAAGCATTGTCCGACTTGCGGGACGCATACACTCCACAAAGAAACCAAATAACAAAGATCAGTCATCCCGCTCTTTCGCGGGATGATTTTATTTTTAATTATATGACGGAAAAACAAACAAATGCCAACACGGTTAAATTTAATAATTTTTCAAGATGGTTTTTAATTTTTCTGGTCGTGGCCGCTCTGGCAGCAACCCTTTATGTTTTTAAGCCTTTTCTGATAGATATTGCCATTGCCGCAGTTTTGGTAACAATTTTTTATAGGCCCTATTTAAAATTAACTAAATTTTTAAAAGGTCACCGACGGACCGCCTCCTTTTTGATGTGTTTGATTTTGTTAGTGATTATTATTCTGCCGACTATTAATTTAATCATTTATACCGCTAACAAATCGGTATTGGGCTATAACGACGCAGTTCTTTATTTTGAAAATAATAGCTTTTCTCAAACTCTTAGCCATCCGGTGATTGAGCGCTTGAATTTAAGTTATCTCTTTTCTGACATTAAGGATAATAACTTGATAAACAATACCATGCTGGACTTTCTAAAAGGGTTTAGCAATACTTTAATCGCCGCCGCTAAAAGTTTAGTGGTCGGAACAACCAGTTTTATTGTTTCGCTGGTGGTAATTATTTTTACAATGTACTTTTTCTTTATTGACGGTGAGAAATTACTACGCTATCTAACCTATCTTTTACCTCTTAAAGAAAAATATACCAAAGAAATCTTCAAAAAATTCCACGAGATTAGCTCGACAACTATTGTGTCAACCTTTGTGGCGGCTTTAGTTCAGGGAACAGTCGGGGCGATCGGCTTTGGAATTGTTGGTTTTCCGGCTTTCTTGGCGGGGATCATTATCGCTTTTTTGTCATTAATGCCGGTTTTAGGTTCAGCCCTTTTCTATGCCCCCGTTGGTCTCTATTATTTGCTGGTGGGGCAGATTTGGCAGGGGGTTTTTGTTCTGCTCTGGGGCTTCTTAATTATCGGCACGGTGGATAATGTCGTTCGGGCGCTGATGATTAAAGATAAGGCGCAGATTAATCCAATTTTCGTGATCCTCTCCATTTTGGGTGGTATTGCCGTTTTTGGTTTTTGGGGCGTTGTTCTCGGCCCCTTAATTGTTTCTTTGCTAGTAACGATTCTTCATATTTATAGTTTAGAGTTTGCGACGGAGTTAAAAGCGGAGAATAAAAATCAGGATATTCCACCTCAAGAAAGTACGCGTTTAGATAATCCCCTATTAAGTGATCTCCTTGATTATTTAATAAAGACGCCCAAAAATGATCGTGATAATAAACGCTTAAAAAAAGTTGAAGAAAAGGAGTCAGTGGAAGATAAATAAAATTTTTAATTATGTACGGTTTAAAAATTTTAGGAAAAATTGAATTGCCGGAGAAGAAAATCCGCCCCGAGGAATATCGGCCATTTTTGGAAAAAAAGTTAGCGACGCGTAGTCAGGAAATAAATGAACATTGGGGGCTAGATTTTTTAGATAATGAAGGGGCGATAAAAATTCCGGAAGCGGAAGAGACGGCCAAGGACCGACAATTTGTTTCTGATCGGGAAGAGGAGTGGGCAATTTATAAACACCAAACGGTGTCAGAGTGGCAAGCGACTCGCGCGAAAAATCCCTCTTTAATTGCGGAAATGGCCGTGACTTTATCTTTGTCACGCCAGCTAGGCGATCGCTTTATTGTGGCGCGCGCCTCGAGCTATGACGATTATCGTTATGGCGTTGATAACTTATTGATTGACAGGGAAAGTGGCGCCGCGGTTTGCGGTTTTGATGATGTTTTAGGTTTTACGGGTGACGATGGTGGCAGCAAGAAGCAGAAGAAAATGGAAAAATCTTTAGTAGCCGGCGGCAGTCGGGTTAAGTATGGGGCAACAGTTAGTGACGGGCGTCTGCGACGCCAAGCCTTAGAGCATTTGCCGACTTTTTATCTGTCGCTCTCTAAGCAAGAATTAGATGATCTCTTAAAAGATTTAAAAGCCGGCGAGGCCGTTACCGAGAAAGAGCGGGCGCTGGGAAATAAATTAATTACCTCATTGTCTGAGCAGAGGGAAGCGGCTCAAGATATTGCCACTAACCCCAAGCTTCAAGAAAATCTCAATCGTTTTCAGGAATCACTTTTGGCGATGGAGTCTTTAATAAATAAAACTGAGCCGGAGTCAGGGGTGGCGGAATAATTTCTTGCCAACTGAGAAAAGAATTAGTAGAATACAGAGAGTTTAAAAAAACAATGCGGGCGTCGTATAGTGGTAGTACAGGGGTCTCCAAAACCTCTAGCGTGGGTTCGATTCCTACCGCCCGTGCGTTGATTAAATCGTGTAAAGTGACCCAGAAGCCGAGCTTTTTGAGGTTCATTCCCAAAGAGGTAAAATACCTCGCGGGGAATAGAAAAAGGGAAGCTTTTAATAAGGCGGCTGGTTGCTTAAGACCAGCTGTTTTATTTAGCTAAAAGTATGAGTCAAATAATAAAAATTTTTATTGACAAGGTAAATGGTCAGTTTGAAACTGGTCATGCCCGTGAGCACTCTTATCGCCCGGCTTTAGAAGAACTATTTAAAGAGATTACTGGCCTGAAAGTTATTAATGAGCCTAAAAGAAGTGAGTATGGTGCACCAGACTTTGTTTTTTTAAATAAAAACATTGTAACTGCCCATGCTGAAGCTAAGGATTTACAGGTGTCGTTAAAAGAAATTGAAAAAAGTGATCAAATGATTAGGTATTATGGATACTCAAATTTGATTTTAACTAATTGCTTGGAATTTAGATTTTATAAAAGCGGGCAAGCTTATGGCAATCCGATTATTATTGCTGAATTAAAAAATAATGCAATTTCGGTTGATGAAACAAAATTTCAACTTCTTGAAGATACGATAAAAGATTTTATTAAGGACTCTAAAGAGCCTATTAGATCTGGTATTCATTTAGCTAGAGTTATGGCCGGTAAAGCCCGTCGTATTAGGGATAGCATTAAAAATTATTTGACCCTGGGAGATGATAGTACAAATCAGGAATTATTGGCTGTTTATGAAGTTATAAAAAAATTATTATTAGCCGATTTAGATAGAGAAAAGTTTGCTGACATGTATGCCCAGACTTTAGTGTATGGTCTTTTTGTTGCGCGTTATTACGACAAAACTTCAGAAACTTTTTCTAGACATGAGGCTCGTGATTTAGTTCCTGCCTCTAACCCTTTTCTTCGCCATTTTTTTGACCATATCGCCGGATCATCTTTTGACCCAAGAATTGAAATGATTGTTGATGAGTTATGTGAAGAATTTGCTCACGCTGATGTTCAAGCGATTGTTCATAATTATTATAAAGTTGATAAAGATGATAGCCGTGATCCTATCATTCATTTTTATGAAGACTTTTTGCAGGAGTATGACTCCAATGAACGAAAAAAGATGGGAGTTTTTTATACACCACTGCCAGTCGTTCGTTTTATCGTCCGTTCTATTGATGATATTTTAAAAAAAGAATTTGGTTTATTACGAGGTTTGGCAGATACTTCTAAAATTGAAGTTAAGCGAGAAAGTCAGGGTAAAAAATATAAAGATCAAATACATAAAGTACAAGTGCTTGACCCTGCCACTGGAACGGGTACATTCTTAAATGAAGTTATTTTACAAGTTAAGAAGTCTTTTTCTGGTCAAGAGGGAAGATGGAACAATTATGTTAATGAAGATTTATTACCACGGCTCCACGGCTTTGAATTAATGATGGCTTCTTATACTATTGCTCACTTAAAACTTTCTACTACAATTAAAGAATCTGGAGCAGAAATAAAAAATCAACGCCTCGGTGTTTATTTAACTAATTCTTTGGAAAAAGGATTGGTAGAGGAGAGAAATCTCTTTTCTGGTTTAGGGTTTGGCAAGGCTATTACCGATGAATCTATAGAAGCTAGTAGAATAAAAAATGATTTACCGATTATGGTCGTGCTTGGCAACCCGCCATATTCTGGGGAGTCAAATAATTCACATTATATTGCAAATGATGTTTATAAAATTGAGCCTAATGGAGGTAAGCTGCAAGAACGCAATTCCAAATGGTTAAATGACGATTATGTAAAATTCATTCATTTTGCAGAAAGTATGATTGAAAAATCTGGCGAAGGAATTGTTGCCATGATTACCGCTCATGGTTATCTTGATAACCCAACTTTTAGAGGGATGCGATTTCATTTAACCAAAACATTTGATCAAATATATATTATTGATTTGCATGGGAATTCAAAAAAGAAAGAGGTCTCTCCAGATGGCGGTAAGGACGAGAATGTATTTAATATTATGCAGGGAGTGTCTATTATTTTGGCGATAAAAAAGAAAGGAAATAAAAATCGTGTTGCTGATGTTTTTTATTCCGAGTTATGGGGGAAAAGAATTAAAAAGTTTGAGTCTCTTTCTGGCGAAATAAAGTATCAAAAAATTTCTCTAGATCAAAAATATTATTTTTTTGTACCAAAAAATATTGAAGGGAAAATTGAATATGAAAAGGGATTTTCTATCGGAGATTTGTTTGTTCAAAATAGTGTTGGCGTTGTTACCGCAAAAGACTCTGTGTTTATTGCGGACAGCGAAAAAAGATTAAAGGATCAAATAAATAAGTATTTTGAAGATAACAAAATTAATGAAATATTTAACGAGGATAAAATAAAAAAAATTTCTTATAGACCATTGGATAACAAAATAATATATTGGGATACAAAATTACTTGAACGTTCGAGAGAAAGGTTGATGAAACATTTTTTTAAGGAAAATGTTGGTTTAGTTTTAGTTAGACAATTCAAATCTGGGGGAAAATTATTGTCATGTCTTAATCTCTAAATTAATAGTTGAGTCTACTTTTATATCAAATAAGACAAGTGAGATTGGATATCTATTTCCTGTCTACTTGTATAATGATATTGGCATAAAAATTTCTAACCTAAAAAAAGAAATTGTTGATGATATAGAAAAAATAGTTGGCAAAACAACTCCAGAGAATATTTTAGATTATATTTATGCTGTTTTATATTCACCAACTTATCGTGAAAAATATAAAGAATTTTTAAAAATTGATTTTCCGAGAGCACCTTATCCAGAAAGTAAAGAGCAATTTGAATCATTAGTTTCTTTTGGTAAAGAGCTTCGTGGACTTCATCTTTTAGAATCATCAAAGTTAAATAGTTTTATTACCACTTACCCTGAGGTTGGCGACGATATTATTGAAAAGAAATTTCCAGTATATAAAGATGAAAAAGTTTATATTAATGACATCCAGTATTTTGGAAACGTGCCACTAATTGCTTGGAATTTTTATATTGGCGGTTATCAGCCGGCTCAAAAATGGTTAAAAGATAGGCGTGAGAGAAAATTATTCAATGAAGATATTGAACACTATCAAAAAATGATTACTGTACTTATGGAGACTGATAGAATAATGAAGGAGATTGATAAATTTTTTAAGTAATAGATAGTTGTTTATTGTTTAGTATTAGCTTACTACTCAAATTCCCCAGTACCTCTCTTTTCTCGCCAATTTTTCCGTGCTCTAAAACATATCTAATATAGGCTTTGATATCGGCACCCTTTTCTTTGATTTTGGATTTGATATTAAGATCTCCGCCTGATATCGCCGAAGCCATCATGCTGAATCTTTTTATTTCCTCATTTATCTTATCTTGTATTACCTTATCTTTGAATTCCAGTTTATCAGCCATCGCTACAATTTGATTGATTAATTCTTCCTCTCTAATAAATGGCTCTCGGCAATCGGTATTGATGTGTCTGGTACAGCGGTAATATACATATTTTTTAAGGCTCCCGTCAGAG
This window of the Candidatus Parcubacteria bacterium genome carries:
- a CDS encoding type ISP restriction/modification enzyme (Derived by automated computational analysis using gene prediction method: Protein Homology.) — translated: MSQIIKIFIDKVNGQFETGHAREHSYRPALEELFKEITGLKVINEPKRSEYGAPDFVFLNKNIVTAHAEAKDLQVSLKEIEKSDQMIRYYGYSNLILTNCLEFRFYKSGQAYGNPIIIAELKNNAISVDETKFQLLEDTIKDFIKDSKEPIRSGIHLARVMAGKARRIRDSIKNYLTLGDDSTNQELLAVYEVIKKLLLADLDREKFADMYAQTLVYGLFVARYYDKTSETFSRHEARDLVPASNPFLRHFFDHIAGSSFDPRIEMIVDELCEEFAHADVQAIVHNYYKVDKDDSRDPIIHFYEDFLQEYDSNERKKMGVFYTPLPVVRFIVRSIDDILKKEFGLLRGLADTSKIEVKRESQGKKYKDQIHKVQVLDPATGTGTFLNEVILQVKKSFSGQEGRWNNYVNEDLLPRLHGFELMMASYTIAHLKLSTTIKESGAEIKNQRLGVYLTNSLEKGLVEERNLFSGLGFGKAITDESIEASRIKNDLPIMVVLGNPPYSGESNNSHYIANDVYKIEPNGGKLQERNSKWLNDDYVKFIHFAESMIEKSGEGIVAMITAHGYLDNPTFRGMRFHLTKTFDQIYIIDLHGNSKKKEVSPDGGKDENVFNIMQGVSIILAIKKKGNKNRVADVFYSELWGKRIKKFESLSGEIKYQKISLDQKYYFFVPKNIEGKIEYEKGFSIGDLFVQNSVGVVTAKDSVFIADSEKRLKDQINKYFEDNKINEIFNEDKIKKISYRPLDNKIIYWDTKLLERSRERLMKHFFKENVGLVLVRQFKSGGKLLSCLNL
- a CDS encoding pilin (Derived by automated computational analysis using gene prediction method: Protein Homology.), with the translated sequence MKKIFSVIFLFVFGLNLLLLPALGSATTPASSTPRNSGGSTAAPKELPNPLGTDNPNILVGNIINFILGFVGTIALVLFIYGGFTWMLSAGSPDKVKKGKNIIVWAVIGLFVVFTAYILVRFVIQGVTGIA
- a CDS encoding type ISP restriction/modification enzyme (Derived by automated computational analysis using gene prediction method: Protein Homology.), with protein sequence MSNKTSEIGYLFPVYLYNDIGIKISNLKKEIVDDIEKIVGKTTPENILDYIYAVLYSPTYREKYKEFLKIDFPRAPYPESKEQFESLVSFGKELRGLHLLESSKLNSFITTYPEVGDDIIEKKFPVYKDEKVYINDIQYFGNVPLIAWNFYIGGYQPAQKWLKDRRERKLFNEDIEHYQKMITVLMETDRIMKEIDKFFK
- a CDS encoding hypothetical protein (Derived by automated computational analysis using gene prediction method: GeneMarkS-2+.), giving the protein MYGLKILGKIELPEKKIRPEEYRPFLEKKLATRSQEINEHWGLDFLDNEGAIKIPEAEETAKDRQFVSDREEEWAIYKHQTVSEWQATRAKNPSLIAEMAVTLSLSRQLGDRFIVARASSYDDYRYGVDNLLIDRESGAAVCGFDDVLGFTGDDGGSKKQKKMEKSLVAGGSRVKYGATVSDGRLRRQALEHLPTFYLSLSKQELDDLLKDLKAGEAVTEKERALGNKLITSLSEQREAAQDIATNPKLQENLNRFQESLLAMESLINKTEPESGVAE
- a CDS encoding hypothetical protein (Derived by automated computational analysis using gene prediction method: GeneMarkS-2+.); amino-acid sequence: MRTVVPQGANSSEEGATPTVSSSGDNNVGIKKVAFYLLPLLVFLLVWIILSHYNVLFFWKLLAATLISSFSPNLFKNILGVGKQGDGKGKAVVSANIPVGIIWGLFFLILVSHYAVPKENLSAEKPREKNGIVRQAGVLENVDDVWIIDNIFYDGDALDIEVTGGAVEMISGRVFTPGKHQETITGNGSIGFKALTNTPTKVRVWFRE
- the rpmG gene encoding 50S ribosomal protein L33 (Derived by automated computational analysis using gene prediction method: Protein Homology. GO_component: GO:0000315 - organellar large ribosomal subunit [Evidence IEA]; GO_component: GO:0022625 - cytosolic large ribosomal subunit [Evidence IEA]; GO_function: GO:0003735 - structural constituent of ribosome [Evidence IEA]; GO_process: GO:0006412 - translation [Evidence IEA]) — its product is MANDNLIKLECTECKKVNYFSKKNKKTLKGRLEMKKHCPTCGTHTLHKETK
- a CDS encoding AI-2E family transporter (Derived by automated computational analysis using gene prediction method: Protein Homology. GO_function: GO:0015562 - efflux transmembrane transporter activity [Evidence IEA]; GO_process: GO:1905887 - autoinducer AI-2 transmembrane transport [Evidence IEA]) → MTEKQTNANTVKFNNFSRWFLIFLVVAALAATLYVFKPFLIDIAIAAVLVTIFYRPYLKLTKFLKGHRRTASFLMCLILLVIIILPTINLIIYTANKSVLGYNDAVLYFENNSFSQTLSHPVIERLNLSYLFSDIKDNNLINNTMLDFLKGFSNTLIAAAKSLVVGTTSFIVSLVVIIFTMYFFFIDGEKLLRYLTYLLPLKEKYTKEIFKKFHEISSTTIVSTFVAALVQGTVGAIGFGIVGFPAFLAGIIIAFLSLMPVLGSALFYAPVGLYYLLVGQIWQGVFVLLWGFLIIGTVDNVVRALMIKDKAQINPIFVILSILGGIAVFGFWGVVLGPLIVSLLVTILHIYSLEFATELKAENKNQDIPPQESTRLDNPLLSDLLDYLIKTPKNDRDNKRLKKVEEKESVEDK
- the mutM gene encoding DNA-formamidopyrimidine glycosylase (Derived by automated computational analysis using gene prediction method: Protein Homology. GO_component: GO:0005737 - cytoplasm [Evidence IEA]; GO_function: GO:0008534 - oxidized purine nucleobase lesion DNA N-glycosylase activity [Evidence IEA]; GO_process: GO:0006281 - DNA repair [Evidence IEA]), encoding MPELPEVETVRRDLVKVLLGKKITALKVFAPTTVKPSAATFIKKLKGLSFADLNRRGKLLIFELNQPDLFLLIHLKMTGQLIYLSPKTAITGGHSFSQEERSRSFPNQHTRVSLTFEDGGRLFFNDLRKFGYLRLVDTKTLEQIIANNYGPEPLDKSFTQKGLSLNLKKSQRSVKAVLLDQKIIAGLGNIYVDESLFAAGIRPIRTANSLKPVEVSQLFKAIPRILKKSLRYRGTTFRNYLDSSGQKGNFSEKLQVYGRGGQKCYQCGNTIEKIRVAGRGTHYCPQCQK